A DNA window from Ferrimicrobium acidiphilum DSM 19497 contains the following coding sequences:
- a CDS encoding helix-turn-helix domain-containing protein, with translation MDTSLHTGTAVERSFRVYNPKVLGIALGEARRSAGLTQSEMADRIGVDRSYISEMENGKETEQLRRLFQVLRELDIKMLLQSDLW, from the coding sequence ATGGACACATCCTTGCACACTGGTACCGCTGTTGAGCGTTCCTTCCGGGTCTACAACCCGAAAGTACTTGGCATCGCTCTTGGAGAGGCTCGTCGATCAGCGGGATTGACCCAATCGGAGATGGCTGACCGAATAGGGGTTGATCGCAGCTACATCTCAGAGATGGAGAATGGGAAGGAGACCGAGCAACTTCGTCGGCTCTTTCAAGTACTGCGAGAACTCGATATCAAGATGTTGCTGCAAAGCGACTTATGGTGA